A window of the Phaseolus vulgaris cultivar G19833 unplaced genomic scaffold, P. vulgaris v2.0 scaffold_43, whole genome shotgun sequence genome harbors these coding sequences:
- the LOC137817391 gene encoding filament-like plant protein 1 gives MAEDLPSIISKVVESSSKKLQDNISVLQEENRLIRIEAEKLSCNLMLAEINHSRVEDAMSTELRVARKEATDLRHRVHLLALEKIEMESKLVPYRLKVADLEASIKADAAKVESLEKRSVDREVLLGKVEKERDDTVAKLAEAKKENERIAAELAQAQAKNKKVTEDLLQARETTEELKKRADELAQQTEGLKKQTEELELSSTQILAAGFDATLEQFACQYTDLDLSMVSLNNEVVDGKIVPSED, from the coding sequence atggcagaggacctcccctccatcatatcaaaagttgtggagagctccagcaagaaacttcaggacaacatctccgtgctccaagaggagaatcgcctaataaggatcgaggcggagaagttgtcttgcAACCTTATGCTGGCAGAGATTAACCATTCgagggtggaggacgccatgagcactgagctgagggtggcgcgtaaggaggccaccgatctgcgCCACAGGGTGCACCTCCTAGCTCTAGAGAAAATTGAGATGGAGAGCAAACTGGTCCCCTatcgtctcaaggtggctgacctggaggcatcgatcaaagcagatgcagccaaggtagaaagccttgagaagaggtcagtagatcgggaggtcctcttgggaaaagttgaaaaagagagagatgacACCGTGGCTAAGCTTGCTGAGGccaaaaaggagaatgaaaggatcgccgcagagctggcccaggcgcaggcgaaaaacaagaaggttactgaagacctcctTCAAGCTCGTGAGACAACTGAAGAGCTAAAGAAACGAGCTGATGAGTTAGCACAGCAGACCGAGGGGCTCAAAaagcaaactgaagaactcgagctgagctcaacccaaatcctcgctgctgggtttgacgccaCCCTGGAGCAATTTGCCTGCCAGTACACTGATttggacctctccatggtgtcactaaacaacgaagtggtggatgggaagattgttccttctgaagattag